AGGCTCTGATGGGTAAAAAAGTCGGAGATACTGTAGATGTAGAAACACAGGCAGGAGTGATCCAGTACAAAGTACTTGATATCAGCCGTTCTATGTAGTAGAAACCAGACCCCTTTATTACAAGGGGTCTTAATTCGCATTTAGGGAACACATAAAAGTGTACCGGATGCCTGAAAAGGAAGGAGAAAATATCGTGTCCGAACAGCAGAAAAAAGCACAGCAGGAACCAGATTTAAATCAGTTGAGAAAAGTTCGCCGCGAAAAACTGGCGGATTTACAGGCAAACGGAAAAGATCCGTTTGTGATCACAAAATATGACCAGACACATCACAGTCTGGAGATCAAAGAGAATTTTGAAGAGCTTGCAGGAAAAGAAGTTTCTATCGCAGGACGTATGATGTCCAAACGTGTGATGGGAAAAGCATCTTTCTGCAATGTACAGGATTTGCAGGGAAATATTCAGTCTTACGTTGCAAGAGACAGCATCGGAGAAGAAGCTTACAAAGAGTTTAAGAAGATGGATGTCGGCGATGTGATCGGAATCACAGGAGAAGTGTTTGAGACAAAGACAGGAGAAAAATCCATCCACGCTTCTTCCGTGACATTGCTCTCCAAGAGTCTTCAGATTCTGCCGGAGAAGTTCCACGGACTGACAAATACAGATATCCGCTACCGTCAGAGATACGTGGATCTGATCATGAATCCGGATGTAAAACAGACATTTATCAACCGCTCTAAGATTTTAAGCGCGATCAGAAGATATCTGGACGGACAGGGATTCCTGGAAGTAGAGACACCGATGCTCGTATCCAATGCCGGAGGTGCTGCTGCAAGACCGTTCGAAACACACTTCAACGCACTGGATGAAGATTTCAAACTCCGCATCTCTCTTGAGCTGTACTTGAAGAGACTGATTGTCGGAGGAATGGAGCGCGTATACGAGATCGGACGTGTATTCCGTAACGAAGGTCTTGACACAAGACACAATCCGGAATTTACATTGATGGAGTTGTACCAGGCGTATACAGACTATAACGGAATGATGGATCTGACAGAGAATCTGTACCGTCATGTTGCACAGGAAGTACTTGGAACAACTGTGATCGAATACAACGGTGTGCAGATGGATTTAGGAAAGCCGTTTGAGAGAATCACAATGGTAGATGCAGTGAAAAAATATGCAGGTGTGGACTGGAACGAAGTGGAGACACTGGAACAGGCAAGAGCACTTGCAAAAGAGCATCATGTAGAGTTTGAAGAGCGTCACAAAAAAGGAGATATCCTTGCACTCTTCTTCGAAGAATTTGCAGAGGAGCACCTGATCCAGCCTACATTTGTAATGGATCATCCGATCGAGATTTCTCCGCTGACAAAGAAAAAACCGGAGAATCCGGAATATACAGAGCGTTTCGAGTTCTTTATGAACGGATGGGAGATGGCGAACGCATACTCTGAGCTGAACGATCCGATCGATCAGAGAGAACGTTTCAAAGCACAGGAAGAGCTGCTTGCACAGGGAGACGATGAAGCGAATACAACAGACGAAGACTTCCTGAACGCGCTGGAGATCGGTATGCCTCCTACAGGCGGTATCGGATTCGGAATCGACAGAATGTGTATGCTGTTGACAAACAGTGCAGCGATCAGAGATGTGCTGCTGTTCCCGACAATGAAATCACAAGGTTCTGCAAAAAATGAAGCAAATAATGTAGCTCAGACAGCTGCAGCTGCTCCAGCAGAGACAGCAAAAGTTGACTTCTCCAACGTAAAGGTTGAGCCTTTATTTGAAGAAGAGGTTGATTTCGATACATTCAGCAAATCTGATTTCCGTGCCGTAAAGGTTAAAGAGTGTGTAGCAGTTCCGAAGAGTAAGAAGCTCCTTCAGTTCACACTGGATGACGGAACAGGTACAGACCGCACGATCTTAAGCGGAATCCACTCTTACTATGAGCCGGAAGAATTAGTTGGTAAGACACTGATCGCAATCACCAACCTTCCGCCAAGAAAGATGATGGGAATCGAGTCTTGCGGTATGCTGCTTTCAGCAGTGAATAACCTGAAGGATTCAGAGGATGAAGAACTGCATCTTCTGATGGTTGATAACCATATTCCGGCAGGTGCTAAGCTGTACTAATCCAGAAAAAAGAGTTCGGTTTGGTAGTCATAGACGTCCAATCAGGAAAAGTGGTTCCACGGATTGACATGGAGCTACATGAAACGGCCTGGAGCTGTATAGATTGAAATAATGATGTATGGATTATAAGGAAACAGAATAAGGAGCTCTATGGATTCTTAACTGTTTGACTTATTTGTTTACAAGTAAAATATTGATTATTTTTGAGGAGCATTTTTCAAAAATAAGGTGTATAAAGGGACACTTCTCTTTTGGTAGAAATACCAATGGAAGGTGTCCTTTTTTTGTTGTCAAGCATAGCAATTGTTCATTTTGATGATATGCAGAAAATATATCCTTTCACGTACCTGCCAAATAAATTTCTGGAAACAAGGAGGAAGCCATGAAAAAACGAAAAACACCTGACTTGGAAAAATATCTGGAAGGAAAGAAACGCAGATTTGTAAATTACACACAAGGAGCAAAGATTTATAGGATGTCCTACTGGCCTTTTGTCAGACTGGCGAAAAAGGCAGAAGCCAATTATCCGATTCGAAAGACAGCTATTGTGGATCTGAATATTCTGGATGATTTTTTAGAAGACAATCCTGATGTTGCATCAGAATTAAAGAAGAGAAGGGGGAAGCGTTATGGGAAATAACCGAAGCAAGGTTCCGGATTTGGAAAAGCTTGTCAAAGGAGGACGCAAGAAATTTGTCCGTTATGAGGAAGGGGCAATGCTTTATTCCATGGGAGTCCATACATTTCAACAGTTAGCAAAAGATGCCAGAGCAGTATACCATGTCAAAAGAATCGTGTTAGTTAATTTGGATCTTATTGATGAATATCTGGAAGCATTCCGTGATGAAGAATTTTGATGAAAGAATACAGGAGGAACAACATATGTGTAAAGTGATATCCATTACAAACCAGAAAGGCGGAGTCGTAAAGACCACCACAACCGTAAATTTAGGAATTGGCCTGGCAAGAGAAGGAAAAAAAGTATTATTGATCGATGCAGATCCACAGGGAAGCCTGACAGCAAGTCTTGGATATGTAGAGCCGGATGAACTGGGAGTTACTTTGGCAACCATCATGACGAAAGTGATTAATGAAGATGAAATATCAGAGGAAGACGGTATTCTGCATCATCAGGAAAATGTAGATCTGCTTCCGGCAAATATTGAATTGTCAACTTTGGAAGTGACGATGGGAAATGTAATGAGTCGGGAAATGATCATGAAGGAATACATCGATACGATACGATTCCGATACGATTATATCTTGATCGATTGCTTACCTAGCCTTGGAATGATGACGATCAATGCCTTGGTGTCTTCGGATTCTGTTTTAATTCCGGTCCAGGCAGCCTATCTTCCGGTGAAGGGATTACAGCAGCTGATCAAAACAATCTCTATGGTAAAGAAAAGACTGAACCGGAAACTGACGATAGAAGCCTTGCAATGGAAAGTATCTGGGATCACTCTTCAGATATTGCTAATACAAAGGAAAAGGTTAAGCTTATCAAGGATGGTGTAGATCGCGAAAACTTTAAGCTGACAGTGGACCTTGGAGCATTAGGAGCAGTGTCAGAGTCTATAGAAGAATGGTTTGCACTCTTTGGAGAGGATATTATACATTGTCACTTTACGGATGGTAAGCCGGCAGGCTGTCCGACCGGACATATGCCGTGGGGACTGGGAGAGCGGAATATGCTTGAAGTTCTTAAGGCATTTGAGGCAAATGAGTATAGGGGCGGATTCTCTATGGAATATGTGGATGCAAGAAGCTTTAGGAATCCCGAAAAGTGGGACAGGCAGACAGTAGAACAGTTTGAATCCTGTCTGGAGAGAATGTAGGAGGTAATAGTAGATGATTAAGATATGTAGGATCGATCATAGATTGCTGCATGGACAGGTAGCTTTCGTATGGTGCCGTTCACTGAATGCGGATGCGATTTTGATCGTATCTGATGCGGTGGCAAAAGATGAGATGCGCATGGCGACGATGAGACTGGCAAAGCCTGCAGGTGTAAAGCTGGTGATCAAGAGTGTCGAAGATTCTATTAAAGTGATTAACAGCGGAGTCACAGATAAGTATAAGCTTATGGTGGTGGTAGAAAATGTACAGGATGCCTATGATCTTGTGAAGGCTTGTGAGAGGATCAAGAGTGTGAATCTTGGAGGAAGCAAGATTGAAGAAAACCGAAGAAAGCTGGATACGGCGTTCTATGTGGACGACAATGACTGCAGATTGTTGGGAGAGCTTTTAGATCATGGAATTGAACTTGAGATTCGTCAGGTGCCAGAAGAGAAGAAAAAGATTGTTACGAAAGACATGTTGAGTTAATTGAGGAGGAAATATATATGCTACAGGCAATATTGATCGGACTTATTGTGTTTATTGGAAAAGCAGATTATTTTATCGGAACAGCAATGTTTGGAAGGCCGCTTGTACTGGGTGCTCTGGTGGGAATTGTACTAGGGGATATACCAACAGGCGTTATGATCGGATTCCAACTGGAACTTATATTTATGGGGATGCAGGCGATCGGAGCTTCTATTCCGCCAGATATGATCGTAGGTTCTGTCCTTGGCACAGCATTTGCGATTACGACGGGAAAAGGTATGGAGACCGCAATTACGATCGCTATGCCGGCGGCAATCTTGTCAGCGTTTGTTGTCAATCTGTTCTATGGCGTCATTACGCCGATCATGGCAAAGGCGGCGGACCGCTTTGCCGAGGAAGGTAAGTATAAGAAGATTGAAGGTGTATTTTTAAGTAATGGATTCTTGTTTGACCTGACGTTCGCAGTGATTGCCTTTGGTGCATTTCTCTTTGGCGGAGATTCAGTTACGGCAGTGGTTAACGCAATTCCAGGATGGCTGACGACAGGTATCGGTATCGCAGCAGGCATTCTGCCGGCACTTGGTTTTGCGCAGCTTATCAATATGATCATGAACAAGAAGGTTGCGGTATTCTTCCTGTTAGGATTCTTGTTAAGCGCATATATGGGAATATCTACGGTTGGTATTGTATGCTTCTCAGTTGTTATAGTGGGAATCTTACTGATCGTGAAGGATTTTGTACCGAATCAACCAGCATTACAGGGAGGAATGGATGATGACAATGAATTCTAGAAAAACATTAGAGAAAAAGCAGTTAAAGAGTCTCTTCTGGAGATCATTTACCACATCACATGCATGGCATTATGAGAGACAGCAGCATATGTCATTTGAGTTTGCTATGATACCGGTCATCAACAAATTATATGACAAAGAAGAGGACAGGATAGATGCATATAAGAGACATATGGAATTCTACAACTGTCAGACGGCTATGCAGCCTTTTATCTGTGGAGTGGCAGCGGCGATGGAAGAAGAGAATGCCAATAATGAGGAGTTCGATACCTCTTCCATCAGCGCCATGAAGGTAGCTCTTATGGGACCTCTTGCAGGTATTGGTGATTCTCTGATCGGAGGAACACTGCGTGTGATCGCGACTGGTATTGTAGCAGGTCTGTGCATGAGCGGAAGTCTGTTAGGACCGATACTCTTCCTTCTGATCTACAATATCCCGACGATCTTACTTCGTTACTTCGGAGTGAAGTTCGGCTATGGGCTTGGTAATACTTTGATTAGTAAGCTGTCAGAGGGAGACCTGATGAAGAAATTGACGATGGCAATGGCAATCGTGGGATTGATGGTAATTGGTGCGATGGTAGCGATGACTGTCGCGGTAACGACACCGATCGCGTTCAATATCAATGATACAGCATTTTCCTTACAGGAGACTCTGGATAGTATCTTCCCGTGCCTGCTTCCGATGGCAGTGACATTGGGACTCTATAAATTGAATAAGAAGCATGTAAGTGTTCTTGTGCAGGTGATCGGTATCATGGTGCTGGGCATTGTGCTTGGGGCGATAGGAATCCTGGGCTAAAGGTACGATAAAAGATAAATAGAAAATACGGAGGAGAGAAATTATGGAATATTGTTTAGATACTGGCGATCTTGAGATGGTCAAAAAGGTGGCAGACCTATACCCAATCAGGTGTTTTAGCATGAACCCGAGTATAGCGGTGAATTGTCTAAGGGGAACAGGAAGAACCTTCCTTCAGAATGCAAAGATGATCCGTGAAGTGATCGGTGAGGACACTCCATTTTATCTGGAGGCAATGGGTGATACTGCAGAAGAGATGATTGAGGATGCGCATAAGATACGCCAAGAGATCAAGGGAAATACAATGATCAAGATCCCGGCGTGTCCACAAGGCTTCAAGGCAATCCGTCTCTTAAAGGAAGAAGACATTCTATGTTCCTGCACCGCGATTTATGATTTTAACCAGGCAATGTTGGCGGCAGAGGCGGGCGCATATTGTGTGGCAGTGTATGTAAGCCGTGTTGATAATTCAGGTGGAGATGGAATTGAGGTAGTAAGAAAGATCAAGGAAGCATTTGTGATGGAAGGGATTGCGTGCAAAGTGTCTGCTGCATCGCTAAAACAGGTAAATTATCTGGAGAAGGCAGCCCTCGCGGGAGCTGACAATGTGACAGTAACCTTGGATCTGCTTGAGAAGATGGCGATACATCCATTGACACAGAAGACGTTAGATACCTTTAAGGCAGACTGGGAAAGCCTGTTTGGAGAAGGAATGCGGGTTGCCAATATGACAGAGTGATCTATGGAGTGAGTGACAAGATGAGCAGAAATACAAATTACCGGGCGTGGGGGTCTGTGGGACATTACCTGCAGGGTCCCGGCCTGCTGGAAGAAATTGAGAGTTATACAAGTGGATTCGGTACAAAGCATTTCTATATCATTGATGTATTTTTCTTTGATACATGGACACAGAAGCTGGCAGAGATCTATGAAAACAGTAAAAGTACCTTTCAAAGTGCCGTATTTGAAGGAGAGGTTACCCGAAGTAAGATCAGGGAATTCCAGGAACAGGCAGTGGGAAGTGACATTGATACGGTGATCGCGATAGGCGGAGGGAAGTCCATTGATGTGGCGAAAGTAATCGCGGCGAATCAGGAGTGTTCGCTGGTAGTCTGCCCGACGATCGCGTCTACCGATGCGCCGACCAGTGCAATGTCCATCTTGTATAGTGAAGAGGGAAAGATGAATGAGATCATGCTGCATAAGAAGAATCCGGATCTGGTCTTAGTAGACAGTAAGATGATCGCCAATGCTCCGGTCCGTTTCCTGGTGGCAGGTATCGGTGATGCATTGTCCACGTATTTTGAGGGACTTTCTAATGTTCAGACACAGCATGAGAACTATGTGTGGTGTGACAAGAAGCCATTTGTGAGCACACTCAGTGGACGGGCGGTCGCGAAAGAGTGCTTTGACACCCTGATGGCAGACGGAATCCAGGCGAAGCTGGCATGTGAGAGACATATCCTGGTGCCGGCGCTTGAGAATATTATTGAAAGTAATATTCTTATGAGTGGCCTTGGATTTGAGAATGTCGGCTGCTCTGTGGCACATGCGATTGGGAATGCGATTACGGTTCTTCCAGAAGGAGAACGGATGATGCATGGCGAAAGGGTTGGATTCGGTGTCGTGTGTCAGATGATAGCGGAGCATTATAATCAGGAGATGATAGATCAAGTGCTTAGCTTTTGTGTGGATGTCGGTCTTCCGGTATGCTTTCATGATCTACAGATAGAACCTTCCGAAGGGAATCTACATCTGATAGCAAGGGAATCTCTGGAAGCAGTATCCTGGCAGGCATGCAGCAGAACTTATGGGGAAGAAGATATTGTGCAGATTATGCGGATGGCAGATGCATTAGGCTGTTCTTATCTTTCTAAGAAGTAAAAGAGGAGGATGCCAGACTGGCAGGAGAGTTTGTGAAGCTTGCGAAGTCTCTGGATTCGATGGTGACGATCAAGAAAGCGGACAAAGAAGTCGATGCATCGAGGCTTCTGTCTCTGATGGGATTAGGTGTAAGATGTAACGATGAGGTGATGGTTCGTATAGAGGGCGGTAACGAAGACGCAGCATATGATGATATGAAACAATACTTTGAGGCGAATTTATAAGGGACAGGGGCTGTCGCACTAAAACAGAAATTGAATTGCTCCCCGTCAAGTAGACAATTGAAAAAATATAAATTTTTCCTGCCAGCAGAAATTTATCTGCTGGCAGTTTTTATGCAGCTTGCAAGTAAATTTCATGTTTTTCCATTGATGTTAAAATTCCAAGATTCCTTTGCAAACGTTTGTTGTTGTAGTAATCTATATAATCTTCGATCATTTTTACGAGAGTACTTCTATCAGTGAATCGTTTTCCATAGTATCGCTCTCTCTTCAGAATTCCCCAAAACCCTTCCATTGGTCCATTATCGATACATTTAGCAACTCGCGACATGCTTTGTATTATTCCAGCATTTACAAGTTTTGTCTACCTAGAAGGGAGCATATCAAATTTGATGCGACGGCCCCTTTTTGCTTTATAGGAAAGGTTTGGATGAAGCTACTGGTGAAAAAGAATACACCATGCTATGGAAACAAAAATAGAAATCGGAAGTTGGAGGATACACGCATGAAAATTGTAATCATTAGTGGAAGTGCCAGAAAAGGAAATACGCTGGCAGCAATCAATGCATTTATAAAAGGAGCGTCAGAAAAGAATAAAATTGAAATCATTGAACCCGACAAACTCAACATTGCACCATGCAAGGGATGTGGTGTCTGTCAATGCTCTAAGAGATGCGTCGATAAGGATGATACAAATCCTACAATTGATAAAATTGCTGCCGCAGATATGATTCTTTTTGCTACGCCAGTTTATTGGTGGGGAATGTCAGCACAATTGAAATTAGTCATTGATAAGTGCTACTGCCGTGGATTGCAGTTAAAAAATAAAAAAGTGGGCACGATTGTTGTAGGTGGTTCTCCCGTAGACAGTATCCAGTATGAGCTGATTGATAAGCAGTTTGACTGTATGGCAAAATATCTTTCATGGGACATGCTTTTCAATAAATCATATTATGCAACAGCCAGAGATGAACTTGAAAAAAATAAGAATTCCATGAACGAACTTGAGGGAATCGGAAAAAATTTATAAAGCACACTCCAAATTCTTTAGGTTAGAATCGATGATGGGGTAAACGAAAAAGCAGTTTTGGCATTCCAGTGAACTGCCCCTTCGTTTACACCATTTTCGATTTGACCTAATTGAACAAAGTGAGCGTCCGGGTAGCTATTACCTATGGACTTTCAATCTTTTGTGCTTACCCATGATTATACAGGATTTCCTGTGCAGAAGCTACAGAAATCAAGTGTTTTCAGATAAATAGGTACGACAACAAAACCTCAAGCTTTGAGGCTTTAGAAAACGTATGAAAGAATAAGATTTTAACATCTTTGTGGTTTTCGAAGCTGTGGTTTTCCAAGATGCCCACCACAGGATTTACACACACAAATGTTTATCTCATAAAGCTGTTTTAATATTTCCGGCATCTCCTTACCTCGAAGCTTCGAAAGATACTTTTGGCATCCAAGGAGATTCCGGCATAAAGCAAGCTTCTTGTGTTTGCTGCGAGAACAAAGAAGTCCGTAATGCCGAATCCTGACAAAACGTTTTGGCGGTACATGCATCAGAAACCGTCGTATAAATTCAACGCCGGAAAGGGTAAGTTCTTTCCATTGTCCTTTGTTCCGGTAATCTTTTACAGAAAAAGTAACGTTTCCATCGTCCATGCAGATGATGCGGTGATTGCTGATGGCAATCCTATGGGTATACTTTCCAAGGTAGTCAATCACAGACTGTGCGCCGTTAAACGTTTTCTTACAATAAGGAATCCATTCCGCATCATAACAGAAATCAATCAGTTCTTTGAACGCATAATGGTTACGGTATTTTTCGGCAGTTCCATGAAACTCAAGCTGATTAGTATTCCAGAGATTTTTCAGCTCATCCATATATTTTCCACGAAAAACTTTGGAGATAGCCCATATAGGAAGAAAAAAAGCAGTACCGTTGGAAGAAAACGAACTGACTATTACTGCTATCTTCCAGCAGCACACAAAGGAAGAAACAATCCAAACACTGAAAGAAGCTTTGGAAGTTTTGGAACAGGAAGAAAGTGATCCTGAGAATGATGAAATGATTGAGATCATCAATTCTACAGTTGGAAAATTACAGCAGATCGAAGACAAATACTACTATTCTCTGGATCTGAATTATTATCTGAATAACTTGGAGGACGATGCCTATGAAGCTTAATCAATTTGCAGTCTACCGAGTAGATCAGCAGACAGCAGGAAAAGCACTGTGGCATCTGCCATATCAAGAGGCAAGACAGCAGAATGTGTCGATTACTGTCGGAAATTACAGATTAATCTCGATTCATGAAATACAGGAAAATGAAAAAGTCGCTGACATCTGGAAACGGACGAAAAATCAATGCGAAGTCAGTGACGTGCTCGTATTGAACAAGAATGGAGAAATCAGCTGCTACTATGTAGATGAAAACTATCCACAGTATCTGGCCGGATTCATTCGTATCAATACATCGGGCGCACTGATCACTATGGAAACTGAGAATTATCAGATTGATGGGAAAAAGGGGAACTGGATTGCAACAGACACCATCATTATTGATGGAAAACAGTTTTATTTGATGGAACATCAGGTATACCGAGATCGGGCCCAGGGTGTTATCCTGGATGCCTATGGAAAAATGGTTGTTGAAGAATGTAAGAAATTCGATGAAAAGACAAAACAAAAGATTCATGATTACATCCAACAGCAGGTAACGCTAAATCCGGTCGAACAGCTAAAACAAGATGGTAAAATCCGTCTGGAACATTACCAGAAGTTCTACCAGAACGGCACTTATGAACGAAGCAGAGAATCCGGTACCGAAGCCAATTATGATATGGTGGACGGTCTGGTGAATAATCAGAAGAAGAATCCGGAAAAGATCTTTGATGCTTGTAGCAACAAACAGACTTCCCGAAATGAACAGGATAATAAACCTAAGAAACGAAGATCTGTGATCAAGCGACTCCATCAGAAACAGATTGCTATTGCTCGCCGGTCCGGAAAGCCGATACCCAAATACCTGGATCAGGAAATGGAAAGAAAGCGGGGGTAGAATATGCGAAGGTTAAAGTGTGAAAAAGAAACGATTATTCTGACCAATGAAGATGACGGATTCTATGATGTGTATACCTTCAATCAGAGTTTGCAGAAACGGTTACGGACCTTTGCTGAGAAGTATCCGGATGATTGCTGGTTGAAAGGATCTGCGGAGGATGGAAGTGAAACGTATATGATCAGAAAGGGACGGTTGTCTTTAAAACTGGTACCACCATATAGCACTTCAAGAAAAATGCAGGCAAAGGATATCAGCAAGATGAAAGAACTATCATAGGATGCGATTTAAGAGAAAAATGTCATGTGTAGACATGGAAAAATGAAAGCAAAATACGTTAGTTGATAAAATGTATAGGCTCAAAAGGGAAAGTGCCCTTTTGGGCCTTATTTTGTGTTATTCCTCAAAAATGGGAATTATAAAGATTTAATTTTTTATTATGGATGTATATTGCAAAAGCTTATTTTGCTATACTGACAATATCAACAGAAGCCGGAGAGAGGAGCTGATCGTGGTGTAAGATAAAATTCCCATCCTGATAGGTAACTGCATAGATAAAGTTATCTATCAGGATTTTTGAGTTATAATATCATTTTTTAACAACATGTATTTGACAGATTTCCTCGTAGAAAGTATCATAAATATATGCAACAACTGAATATCGTGGACTGTCTAGCTATATTTTTTACTTAAAAAGTCTTGTGTACAAGAGTATATAATCAATAAATAAATGTCTAATAAATCTTCTGGTCAACAGGTACAATATTGGTATCATAGACTAGAAGAGAGGTGTATATACTTGTGTGTGGAAGAGTATATTCCGTTAAGAATTGCGGAACTATGCCGGAAGCGAGGATATACAAAATATAGGTTAGCTCAGCTTACAGGAATAACGCAGAGGGCTCTGGGAAATATGCTGAATCAGAAGAGTATGCCGACGATGGCTAATCTGGAAAAAATATGTGATGCATTTGAAATTACAATCGCACAATTTTTTTCAGATGATGAAAGCAGATTGGATCTGACAAAAGAGCAAAAAGAAATACTTGAGATTTGGGATGGCTTGGATGAGAAGGAAAGAGAAATTTTTATGACTTTTATCCGCAGCCTGAAGAAGTAATGGACAGT
This window of the Mediterraneibacter gnavus ATCC 29149 genome carries:
- a CDS encoding DUF6462 family protein, yielding MKKRKTPDLEKYLEGKKRRFVNYTQGAKIYRMSYWPFVRLAKKAEANYPIRKTAIVDLNILDDFLEDNPDVASELKKRRGKRYGK
- a CDS encoding IS3 family transposase, with the translated sequence MSRVAKCIDNGPMEGFWGILKRERYYGKRFTDRSTLVKMIEDYIDYYNNKRLQRNLGILTSMEKHEIYLQAA
- a CDS encoding TIM barrel protein — translated: MESIWDHSSDIANTKEKVKLIKDGVDRENFKLTVDLGALGAVSESIEEWFALFGEDIIHCHFTDGKPAGCPTGHMPWGLGERNMLEVLKAFEANEYRGGFSMEYVDARSFRNPEKWDRQTVEQFESCLERM
- a CDS encoding transposon-transfer assisting family protein → MEENELTITAIFQQHTKEETIQTLKEALEVLEQEESDPENDEMIEIINSTVGKLQQIEDKYYYSLDLNYYLNNLEDDAYEA
- a CDS encoding PTS mannose/fructose/sorbose/N-acetylgalactosamine transporter subunit IIC, whose translation is MLQAILIGLIVFIGKADYFIGTAMFGRPLVLGALVGIVLGDIPTGVMIGFQLELIFMGMQAIGASIPPDMIVGSVLGTAFAITTGKGMETAITIAMPAAILSAFVVNLFYGVITPIMAKAADRFAEEGKYKKIEGVFLSNGFLFDLTFAVIAFGAFLFGGDSVTAVVNAIPGWLTTGIGIAAGILPALGFAQLINMIMNKKVAVFFLLGFLLSAYMGISTVGIVCFSVVIVGILLIVKDFVPNQPALQGGMDDDNEF
- a CDS encoding transaldolase family protein; this encodes MEYCLDTGDLEMVKKVADLYPIRCFSMNPSIAVNCLRGTGRTFLQNAKMIREVIGEDTPFYLEAMGDTAEEMIEDAHKIRQEIKGNTMIKIPACPQGFKAIRLLKEEDILCSCTAIYDFNQAMLAAEAGAYCVAVYVSRVDNSGGDGIEVVRKIKEAFVMEGIACKVSAASLKQVNYLEKAALAGADNVTVTLDLLEKMAIHPLTQKTLDTFKADWESLFGEGMRVANMTE
- a CDS encoding glycerol dehydrogenase, producing the protein MSRNTNYRAWGSVGHYLQGPGLLEEIESYTSGFGTKHFYIIDVFFFDTWTQKLAEIYENSKSTFQSAVFEGEVTRSKIREFQEQAVGSDIDTVIAIGGGKSIDVAKVIAANQECSLVVCPTIASTDAPTSAMSILYSEEGKMNEIMLHKKNPDLVLVDSKMIANAPVRFLVAGIGDALSTYFEGLSNVQTQHENYVWCDKKPFVSTLSGRAVAKECFDTLMADGIQAKLACERHILVPALENIIESNILMSGLGFENVGCSVAHAIGNAITVLPEGERMMHGERVGFGVVCQMIAEHYNQEMIDQVLSFCVDVGLPVCFHDLQIEPSEGNLHLIARESLEAVSWQACSRTYGEEDIVQIMRMADALGCSYLSKK
- the lysS gene encoding lysine--tRNA ligase is translated as MPEKEGENIVSEQQKKAQQEPDLNQLRKVRREKLADLQANGKDPFVITKYDQTHHSLEIKENFEELAGKEVSIAGRMMSKRVMGKASFCNVQDLQGNIQSYVARDSIGEEAYKEFKKMDVGDVIGITGEVFETKTGEKSIHASSVTLLSKSLQILPEKFHGLTNTDIRYRQRYVDLIMNPDVKQTFINRSKILSAIRRYLDGQGFLEVETPMLVSNAGGAAARPFETHFNALDEDFKLRISLELYLKRLIVGGMERVYEIGRVFRNEGLDTRHNPEFTLMELYQAYTDYNGMMDLTENLYRHVAQEVLGTTVIEYNGVQMDLGKPFERITMVDAVKKYAGVDWNEVETLEQARALAKEHHVEFEERHKKGDILALFFEEFAEEHLIQPTFVMDHPIEISPLTKKKPENPEYTERFEFFMNGWEMANAYSELNDPIDQRERFKAQEELLAQGDDEANTTDEDFLNALEIGMPPTGGIGFGIDRMCMLLTNSAAIRDVLLFPTMKSQGSAKNEANNVAQTAAAAPAETAKVDFSNVKVEPLFEEEVDFDTFSKSDFRAVKVKECVAVPKSKKLLQFTLDDGTGTDRTILSGIHSYYEPEELVGKTLIAITNLPPRKMMGIESCGMLLSAVNNLKDSEDEELHLLMVDNHIPAGAKLY
- a CDS encoding flavodoxin family protein, whose product is MKIVIISGSARKGNTLAAINAFIKGASEKNKIEIIEPDKLNIAPCKGCGVCQCSKRCVDKDDTNPTIDKIAAADMILFATPVYWWGMSAQLKLVIDKCYCRGLQLKNKKVGTIVVGGSPVDSIQYELIDKQFDCMAKYLSWDMLFNKSYYATARDELEKNKNSMNELEGIGKNL
- a CDS encoding DUF6462 family protein, which translates into the protein MGNNRSKVPDLEKLVKGGRKKFVRYEEGAMLYSMGVHTFQQLAKDARAVYHVKRIVLVNLDLIDEYLEAFRDEEF
- a CDS encoding HPr family phosphocarrier protein, coding for MKLAKSLDSMVTIKKADKEVDASRLLSLMGLGVRCNDEVMVRIEGGNEDAAYDDMKQYFEANL
- a CDS encoding PTS system mannose/fructose/sorbose family transporter subunit IID, encoding MTMNSRKTLEKKQLKSLFWRSFTTSHAWHYERQQHMSFEFAMIPVINKLYDKEEDRIDAYKRHMEFYNCQTAMQPFICGVAAAMEEENANNEEFDTSSISAMKVALMGPLAGIGDSLIGGTLRVIATGIVAGLCMSGSLLGPILFLLIYNIPTILLRYFGVKFGYGLGNTLISKLSEGDLMKKLTMAMAIVGLMVIGAMVAMTVAVTTPIAFNINDTAFSLQETLDSIFPCLLPMAVTLGLYKLNKKHVSVLVQVIGIMVLGIVLGAIGILG
- a CDS encoding PTS sugar transporter subunit IIB; amino-acid sequence: MIKICRIDHRLLHGQVAFVWCRSLNADAILIVSDAVAKDEMRMATMRLAKPAGVKLVIKSVEDSIKVINSGVTDKYKLMVVVENVQDAYDLVKACERIKSVNLGGSKIEENRRKLDTAFYVDDNDCRLLGELLDHGIELEIRQVPEEKKKIVTKDMLS